From the genome of Eublepharis macularius isolate TG4126 chromosome 12, MPM_Emac_v1.0, whole genome shotgun sequence, one region includes:
- the LOC129339299 gene encoding olfactory receptor 13F1-like, with the protein MDNQTTVTYFVLLGFSYNPLVQIFLFLTFLLMYATTLLGNTVIMTIIVSDDHLRSPMYFFLSHLSFLDIFFSSVTVPKLLVNFYSSQTISYSGCIAQIFLTLMSGYIEVYILAAMAFDRYTAICKPLHYVQIMNRVFCRRLVGSVWATGYIYAMVNSLPILKLTFCGQNVIRHFSCEHPSLLALSCTETFPIVVTFFISCIIVSGSTFLVILFSYIHIISTVLKMQSAEAKKKTFSTCSAHLIVVLLFYGTGFSRYLKPTSGSSAILDELFTIQYAISTPMLNPIIYSLKTREIREALKKILGYKQLIS; encoded by the coding sequence ATGGACAATCAGACCACAGTGACTTATTTTGTCCTATTGGGATTTTCATACAACCCACTAGTacagattttcctctttttgacaTTTTTATTGATGTATGCAACAACCCTGCTGGGAAACACAGTGATTATGACAATAATAGTAAGCGACGATCACCTCCGGAGCCCCATGTACTTTTTCCTGAGTCACCTCTCTTTCCTTGATATTTTCTTCTCTTCGGTCACAGTGCCAAAGTTGCTAGTTAACTTCTATTCAAGCCAGACAATATCATACAGTGGCTGTATTGCCCAGATATTCTTAACCCTTATGTCAGGGTACATTGAAGTTTATATTCTTGCAGCAATGGCTTTTGACCGATACACTGCCATATGCAAGCCCTTGCACTATGTGCAAATCATGAACAGAGTGTTCTGCAGACGGCTGGTGGGAAGTGTATGGGCCACTGGATACATATATGCTATGGTGAATTCATTACCTATATTAAAATTAACTTTCTGTGGTCAAAATGTTATCAGGCACTTCAGCTGTGAACACCCTTCCCTACTTGCTTTATCCTGCACTGAAACATTCCCAATTGTGGTTACTTTCTtcatttcttgtattatagtATCAGGTTCCACGTTCCTTGTTATTCTGTTCTCCTATATCCACATCATCTCTACTGTCCTGAAGATGCAATCAGCTGAAGCCAAAAAGAAAACTTTCTCCACTTGCAGCGCCCACCTTATTGTTGTACTTCTTTTCTATGGCACAGGCTTTTCTAGGTATCTGAAGCCCACCTCTGGTTCCTCAGcaattctagatgaacttttcaCCATCCAGTATGCTATTTCCACCCCTATGCTGAACCCCATCATTTACAGCTTGAAAACTAGGGAAATAAGAGAAGCCTTGAAAAAAATATTGGGGTACAAACAGTTGATTTCCTGA